Within Pseudomonas alloputida, the genomic segment ACTGTTTTTCTGTAACTTATAAAAAGTTCAAAGTATTTATAGAGCGAAATGATATTACTGGATGTTTCGTTGCAACCTACGCTGCTGTCTGTGGGAGCAACGCAGCGTTTGGGCAATATCGCCATCAGTGCGACCCGCCTGCGAGCCGACCAAAAATCCACAACAGCCGTTGTACGGGGCGCCGCAAGGGCTTCCCGCTTTGTGATAAAGGGAGGCCTCCGATGCCTAAGCCACCACGCACCCGCTCCGAACTGGCCGACGTGCTGTTTCACTTGCGCCGCAGCTTCTACGCCCTAGCCGCCTTCAGCGGCGTGATAAACGTCATGATGTTGACGCCAGCCATTTATATGTTGCAGGTGTATGACCGCGCCCTGGTCAGCCGCAACGTCACCACCTTAGGCATGCTCACCTTGCTGGTGGTCGGCCTGTTCCTGCTGATGTCGGCGCTGGAGATGGTTCGCACCCGGGTGTTGATAAGGGTGGGCAACGGCCTGGACATGAGCCTGAACCGGCGCATCTTCAGCGCTGCCTTCGAACGCAACCTCAGCCGTGCCGGCGGTAACCCGGCCCAGGCCCTGCAGGACTTGGCGCAGGTACGGCAGTTTCTCACCGGTAACGGCCTGTTCGCGTTCTTCGACGCCCCCTGGACACCGATCTACCTGCTGGTTTGCTACCTGATCCACCCGTGGCTCGGGCTGGTCACCACGATTGGCTCGCTGATCCTCGTCGGCCTGGCCTACCTCACTGAAAAGGCCACGCAAAAACCCTTGGCCGAAGCCAACCAGGCAGCCATGTCGTCGGCCAGTTACGCCAACAACAACCTGCGCAACGCCGAAGTGATCGAAGCCATGGGCATGCTGCCGTCAATCGGCAAGCGCTGGTATCAGGGCCACTTGCGTATCCTGCAGATGCAGACCCTGGCCTCCGACCGCGCGGCGCTGATCAGCAGCATCGGGCGCTTCGTGCGCATCACCCTGCAGTCGCTGATCCTCGGCACCGGCGCGCTGCTGGCGATAGAGGGCACGATCACCCCCGGCATGATGATCGCCTGCTCGATCCTTACCGGCCGAGCCCTAGGCCCGGTGGAACAGGTGATTGCTGCGTGGAAGCAACTGCTGGGCTGCCGCCTGGCCTGGGGCAGACTCAATGACCTGCTGCAGGACTACCCGCAACGGCCACCGAGCATGTCGCTGCAGCGGCCAATGGGCATGCTGGCCGTGGAGAACGTGATCGCCGGCGCCCCAGGCAGCAGCACCAGCATCGTACGCGGGGTGAGCTTCAGCCTGGCCCCGGGTGACAGCCTGGGTGTCATCGGCCCCTCGGCCTCGGGCAAGTCTACCCTCGCCCGCCTGTTGGTAGGCGTGTGGCCGGCCCAGGCCGGCAAGGTGCGCCTGGACGGCGCCGATATCTTCACCTGGAACAAGGCCGAACTGGGCCCGTGGCTGGGCTACCTGCCGCAGGACGTGGAGCTGTTCGAAGGCACCATCGCCGAAAACATCGCCCGCTTTGCCGAGGTGGACAGCGACGCGGTGATCCGTGCCGCCCGCAGCAGCGGTGTACACGACATGATCCTGCGCTTCCCGCAGGGTTACGACACCCGCCTGGCCGCCGATGGCAGCCCATTGTCTGGCGGCCAGAAGCAACGCATCGCGCTGGCCCGCGCCCTGTATGGCGAGCCCAACCTGGTGGTGCTGGACGAACCCAACGCCAACCTCGATGACGTGGGTGAAAAAGCCTTGGTCGATGCCCTTGCCGAGCTCAAGGCACGCGGCGCCACGGTGGTGCTGATTTCCCACCGGCCCAATGTGCTGTGCGCGGTCGATCAGATACTGATGCTGCGCGACGGGGGTGTGCACATGCTTGGCAGCCGCGACGAAGTGTTCGCCGCGCTGCGCAAGGCCGCGGTGATTCCGGCAACGGCTGCGGCACCGCTGGCTTCGGTCAAAGTACGGGAGTAACCGACCATGCAGATGACTCAACATGCCGAACTGATCCCCGCCGAGAGCAGCCACCTGATCGATCTGGACGCGGGCCGCCCGGTACGCTGGGGCGTATGGCTGGTCATCGCCGGCTTCGGCGGTTTCCTGCTGTGGTCCTGCCTGGCGCCACTGGACGCCGGCGTGGTCGCCACCGGTACGGTCAAGGTCACCAGCAACCGAAAGGCAGTCCAGCACCTGAGCGGTGGCACCGTTGAAGCGATCATGGTGCGCGAAGGCGATGTGGTGAAGAAAGGCCAGGAAGTGGTGCGCCTCGATGCCCTGCGTGCGGTGGCCGAGCAAGGCGCACTCAGCGCCCAGTACATCGTCAGCAAGACCGTGGAAAACCGCCTGGAAGCCGAGCGCGATGGCCGCGATACCGTCACGTTCGACCCCGCCCTGCTTGAACACTACGCCAATGACCCACGCCTGCTGGCCGCCATGGACCTGCAACAGCGCCTGCTCGATACCCGCCGCGCGGGCCTTGCCGGTGAACTGAGCATCCTTGAAGAAAACCTCACGGCCTCGGCAGTGCAACTGAAGGGCCTGCAGCAGGTGTACGGCGCCCGCGCCTCGCAGATCGGCTTCCTCAACCAGGAACTGCAAGGCACCCGGGTCCTGGCCGCCGAAGGTTATGTACCCCGCAACCGCCTGCTGGAGCTGGAACGCAGCAATGCCGACCTGTCCGCCGGCCAGGCCGAAAACCTCAACAACATTGCCCGGGCGCGCAGCCAGGCCACCGAGATCAAGCTGCGCATTCTGCAGCGCCAGCACGACTACCTGAAGGAGGTGGAGTCGCAACTGACCGATACCGCCAAGGAAAACACCACCCTGGCCGACCGCTTGCGCGCACTGGACTATGAAGTGACCCACACGGTGATCCGCTCGCCGATCGACGGCATGGTCCAGGGCCTGAGCATCGCCACGGTCGGCGGCATCATCCAGCCCGGGGCCAAGATCATGGAAGTGGTACCGCTCGACCAGCCGCTGCAGGTCGATGCGATGATCCCGGTGCAGGCGATCGACAAGATGGTCCCAGGCCTTGCCGTGGACATCGCCTTCCCGGCCTTCAACCATGCGCAGACGCCGAACATTCCCGGCCGGGTAAAAACCATTTCCGCCGACCGGCTGCTCGACGAAGAAAGCAAGCAGCCGTTCTACCTGGCCCAGGTGGAAGTGACGCCGGCCGGCATGGGCTTGCTGGGCAGCAACCACATCCGCCCCGGCATGCCCGCCACCGTCACCATCAAGACCGGCGAGCGCAACCTGCTCAGCTACCTGCTCAAACCAATGCTCGAACGTGTGGACGCCGCGTTCAAGGAGCAATGACATGAAACGCCCATGCCTGATGGTGTGCCTGCTGGGAGTTGCCGTACAGGCCAGTGCCATGGACCTGAAGCAAGCCTGGGACCTGTTGCAGTACCAGGGCCCGATCTACCGCGCTGCCGTGCATGAAAAACAAGCCGGTGGCGAAAACCGCGCCATCGGCGAGGCCGGCCTGCTGCCGCAGATCAACGCCTCGGCCTACTTCAACCAGGTCAATGGCAGCCAGCGCCAGAATGGCCAGGACAATGACCTCGACTATGACTCCAAGGGCGCCAACGTGCGCCTGCGCCAGCCGTTGTTCAACAAACAGAAGATGGCCGAGTACCGCCAGGGCCAGCAACGAGCCGACTACAGCGTGGCGGTGTTCGACGCCAAGAGCCAGGACGCAGCGGTGCGCCTGGCCGACGCTTACTTCGACGTGCTGCTGGCCAGCGAAACCATCACCCTGGCCAAGGCCAAGCTGAGCGCTTTCGAAGAACAGCTGGCATCGGCGAAGCGGCGCATGGAACTGGGCGCCGGCACCATCACCGACGTCGACGAGTCGGTGGCCCGCCGCGACCTGGCCGAGGCCGACCTGATCGACGCCCAGGACAACCTGGTCAATGCCCGGCGCAAGCTGGAGGAATACATTGGTGAAACCCCGCAGGCGTTGACCACCCTGCAGGCGGGCTTCAGCACCCCGCCGCTGATGCCGGGCAACCTGCAGGAGTGGCTGGTCAAGGCCCAGGCTGACAGCCCACTGATTCATGCACGCCGGCACAGCTACGCGCTGGCCGAGGAAGAAGTCAACCGCGCCCGCTCCGGGCATTACCCGACCTTGGATTTCGTGGCGGGTTACACCGCGGGCAGCAGCCAGTCGATTTCCGAGCTGAACCAGCGCAACCACTACAGCTCGATCGGGCTGGAGCTGAACATCCCGCTGTACAGCGGTGGCAGCACCAGTGCCCTGTCCCGCCAGGCCAGCGCCAACAGTTCCAAGGCCCTGGATGAGCTGGACGCCACTCGCCAGGAGGTGATTTCCAACACGACCCGCGAATACCGTGGCGTGCAGAGTGGCGCCCTGCGCATTCAGGCACTGGAAAAGGCCGTGGCCTCCAACGAGCGTTCGCTGACCTCGACCCGCAAGGGCTTCAAGGAAGGTGGTACCAGCACCAACTCGGATGTGCTCAATGCCGAGGAGCTGCTGTATGACGCCCGCCATGACCTGTTCGAGGCCAAGCTCAACTACCTGATGTCGCGCCTGCGGCTGGCCTCGTCGGTGGGCAGCCTGGGGGATGATGATATCGAGCAGATCAATGATTACCTGGGGCCGGAGCTGATAGTCAGCAATTGATAGCGACCTCAAGCTATGAAGTGCCCCTGCACGAGCAGCCTTGTACTGCGAACAGGCCAGCCAGGCCTGACCGGTGGCAACGATCCACGAGCCCCGCACCTTTCGATGCGGTCGTTGCCAGTTTCAAGGAAGGGGCACCCGCCCTGCAGGCTGCCGTAGCTGCGACGTATTCCTTCAGGCTATGATCGGTCACCCTGCCGCGGACACCCTGAGCCATGCCCGTAGACCTGCAAGCGTTGTATCCCAGGCTGATCCACCTGATGCTGGACACGGTATTCGTGGTCGACAGGGACAACCAGATCGTGTTCGTCAGTGATGCCTGCAAGACACTGCTGGGCTACGAGGCCTGCGAACTGATCGGCACGCCGATTACCCGCTACATGCACCCTGACGACCTCGCGGCCACGCGCGCCTCGATCATGCGGGTGATGAACGGCCAGCCGCACTACGACTTTTGCAACCGTTACCTTCGCAAGGATGGCAGCGTGGTGCACATTCTGTGGGCGGCCTGCTGGTCCGAGGAGGCCCAAGCGCGTATCGGCGTGGCGCGGGACGTTACCGCCCAGCGCAAGGCCGAAGACGAACTGCGCTTCCTCGCCCATCATGACCCGCTGACCCGGCTGGCCAACCGCGCCATGTTCAATGAACGGCTGGACACTGCCCTGGCCGCGGCCCGGCGTCACAACCGCAGGCTGGCCTTGCTGTTCCTCGATATCAATGACTTCAAGCAGATCAACGACAACCACGGCCACAGCGTGGGTGACCGGGTACTGTGCACGCTGGCCCGCCGCCTGGAACGCTGCGTAGGGGCGGCTGGCACGGTAGCGCGGATGGGCGGCGACGAATTCACCGTGCTGTTGCCCGACTGCCCGTCGCCGGAGGCCATTGCCACGCACGTACAGCACATTCTCGCGGTTATGGCCGAACCGCTCGACGCCGAATTTGCCGGCATCGATGCACCGTCCTGCAGTATTGGCGTGGCCCGCTTTCCCGAAGACGGCAACGATGCCGACATGTTACTGCGCCATGCTGACGGGCACATGTACCGAATCAAGCGCCAACGCGCTGCGACTGGCTGAAAGCAAGGGCACACCGCATGGCTGAACACCTGCAAGAAACTGCCGGGCAAACACCCGCCTCTGTCGGCCTTGGCCAGGCATTGCTGTTCTGGCTGAAGCTGGGTTTCGTCAGTTTCGGCGGCCCGGCCGGGCAGATTGCGATCATGCACCAGGAGCTGGTGGAGCGGCGCCGCTGGATCAGTGAGCGGCGTTTCCTGCATGCCCTCAACTACTGCATGTTGCTGCCCGGGCCCGAAGCCCAGCAACTGGCCACCTACATCGGCTGGCTGATGCACCGCACCTGGGGCGGGGTGATTGCCGGCGCTCTGTTCGTGCTCCCGTCGCTGTTCATCCTGATCGGCCTGTCGTGGGTGTACCTGACCTGGAGCGAAGTACCGGTGGTCGCCGGGATTTTCGAAGGGATCAAGCCGGCCGTGACCGCCATCGTCGTGCATGCCGCCCACCGCATTGGCACGCGGGCGCTGAAGAACGGCTGGTTATGGGCCATTGCCGCGGCCTCGTTCGTGGCCATTTTCGCGCTTGACGTCCCCTTCCCGCTGATCGTGCTGGCGGCCGCACTGCTGGGTTATGTCGGCGGCCGGCTGCGGCCAGCACAGTTCGCGCCCGGTGGGGGCCACAGCGCAGTCAGGGCCCGCCAGCGCCCGGCACTGATCGACGACGATACCCCGATACCCGCGCACGCCTGCTTCAGCTGGGGCCGCCTGGTGACCTTGCTGCTGACGGTTGCGTCGCTTTGGCTTCTGCCCATGGGCCTGCTGATGGCGACCTTTGGCTGGCACGGCACACTGACGCAAATGGGCTGGTTCTTCACCAAGGCGGCGCTGCTGACCTTCGGCGGTGCCTATGCGGTGCTGCCCTATGTCTATCAAGGGGCTGTCGGCCACTATGGCTGGCTGTCACCGACGCAGATGATCGATGGCCTGGCGCTGGGCGAGACCACGCCCGGGCCGCTGATCATGGTGGTGGCCTTCGTCGGTTTCGTCGGTGGCTACCTGCAGCCGATGTTCGGCGCCCACCAGGCGTTCCTCGCGGGCGCAGTGGCAGCGGGCCTGGTGACCTGGTTCACCTTCCTGCCCTCGTTCCTGTTCATCCTCGCCGGAGGCCCGCTGGTGGAGTCGACCCACAACGAACTGAAGTTCACCGCCCCACTGACCGGGATCACTGCGGCGGTGGTGGGGGTAATCCTCAACCTTGCGCTGTTCTTCGGCTACCACGTGCTGTGGCCGGACGGGTTCGATGGCGCGTTCC encodes:
- a CDS encoding type I secretion system permease/ATPase, giving the protein MPKPPRTRSELADVLFHLRRSFYALAAFSGVINVMMLTPAIYMLQVYDRALVSRNVTTLGMLTLLVVGLFLLMSALEMVRTRVLIRVGNGLDMSLNRRIFSAAFERNLSRAGGNPAQALQDLAQVRQFLTGNGLFAFFDAPWTPIYLLVCYLIHPWLGLVTTIGSLILVGLAYLTEKATQKPLAEANQAAMSSASYANNNLRNAEVIEAMGMLPSIGKRWYQGHLRILQMQTLASDRAALISSIGRFVRITLQSLILGTGALLAIEGTITPGMMIACSILTGRALGPVEQVIAAWKQLLGCRLAWGRLNDLLQDYPQRPPSMSLQRPMGMLAVENVIAGAPGSSTSIVRGVSFSLAPGDSLGVIGPSASGKSTLARLLVGVWPAQAGKVRLDGADIFTWNKAELGPWLGYLPQDVELFEGTIAENIARFAEVDSDAVIRAARSSGVHDMILRFPQGYDTRLAADGSPLSGGQKQRIALARALYGEPNLVVLDEPNANLDDVGEKALVDALAELKARGATVVLISHRPNVLCAVDQILMLRDGGVHMLGSRDEVFAALRKAAVIPATAAAPLASVKVRE
- a CDS encoding HlyD family type I secretion periplasmic adaptor subunit — its product is MQMTQHAELIPAESSHLIDLDAGRPVRWGVWLVIAGFGGFLLWSCLAPLDAGVVATGTVKVTSNRKAVQHLSGGTVEAIMVREGDVVKKGQEVVRLDALRAVAEQGALSAQYIVSKTVENRLEAERDGRDTVTFDPALLEHYANDPRLLAAMDLQQRLLDTRRAGLAGELSILEENLTASAVQLKGLQQVYGARASQIGFLNQELQGTRVLAAEGYVPRNRLLELERSNADLSAGQAENLNNIARARSQATEIKLRILQRQHDYLKEVESQLTDTAKENTTLADRLRALDYEVTHTVIRSPIDGMVQGLSIATVGGIIQPGAKIMEVVPLDQPLQVDAMIPVQAIDKMVPGLAVDIAFPAFNHAQTPNIPGRVKTISADRLLDEESKQPFYLAQVEVTPAGMGLLGSNHIRPGMPATVTIKTGERNLLSYLLKPMLERVDAAFKEQ
- a CDS encoding TolC family outer membrane protein, whose product is MKRPCLMVCLLGVAVQASAMDLKQAWDLLQYQGPIYRAAVHEKQAGGENRAIGEAGLLPQINASAYFNQVNGSQRQNGQDNDLDYDSKGANVRLRQPLFNKQKMAEYRQGQQRADYSVAVFDAKSQDAAVRLADAYFDVLLASETITLAKAKLSAFEEQLASAKRRMELGAGTITDVDESVARRDLAEADLIDAQDNLVNARRKLEEYIGETPQALTTLQAGFSTPPLMPGNLQEWLVKAQADSPLIHARRHSYALAEEEVNRARSGHYPTLDFVAGYTAGSSQSISELNQRNHYSSIGLELNIPLYSGGSTSALSRQASANSSKALDELDATRQEVISNTTREYRGVQSGALRIQALEKAVASNERSLTSTRKGFKEGGTSTNSDVLNAEELLYDARHDLFEAKLNYLMSRLRLASSVGSLGDDDIEQINDYLGPELIVSN
- a CDS encoding sensor domain-containing diguanylate cyclase, whose protein sequence is MPVDLQALYPRLIHLMLDTVFVVDRDNQIVFVSDACKTLLGYEACELIGTPITRYMHPDDLAATRASIMRVMNGQPHYDFCNRYLRKDGSVVHILWAACWSEEAQARIGVARDVTAQRKAEDELRFLAHHDPLTRLANRAMFNERLDTALAAARRHNRRLALLFLDINDFKQINDNHGHSVGDRVLCTLARRLERCVGAAGTVARMGGDEFTVLLPDCPSPEAIATHVQHILAVMAEPLDAEFAGIDAPSCSIGVARFPEDGNDADMLLRHADGHMYRIKRQRAATG
- the chrA gene encoding chromate efflux transporter, whose amino-acid sequence is MAEHLQETAGQTPASVGLGQALLFWLKLGFVSFGGPAGQIAIMHQELVERRRWISERRFLHALNYCMLLPGPEAQQLATYIGWLMHRTWGGVIAGALFVLPSLFILIGLSWVYLTWSEVPVVAGIFEGIKPAVTAIVVHAAHRIGTRALKNGWLWAIAAASFVAIFALDVPFPLIVLAAALLGYVGGRLRPAQFAPGGGHSAVRARQRPALIDDDTPIPAHACFSWGRLVTLLLTVASLWLLPMGLLMATFGWHGTLTQMGWFFTKAALLTFGGAYAVLPYVYQGAVGHYGWLSPTQMIDGLALGETTPGPLIMVVAFVGFVGGYLQPMFGAHQAFLAGAVAAGLVTWFTFLPSFLFILAGGPLVESTHNELKFTAPLTGITAAVVGVILNLALFFGYHVLWPDGFDGAFHWSSAVIALAAAVALFRYKRGVIHVLIGCAVAGLALHLFR